In Macadamia integrifolia cultivar HAES 741 chromosome 12, SCU_Mint_v3, whole genome shotgun sequence, the following are encoded in one genomic region:
- the LOC122057728 gene encoding serine/threonine-protein kinase-like protein CCR1, with protein MFPQKGFCGSSFSFLLLLLMATGAVGFGSMGSISAAFGEERFFCAIDASGKQDVVCWERNSSLTSDADYFSALPPMAALTGGEGFMCGLEANTSQPYCWNSVSSDTDLVPMKLQNTSYSHIAAGTNHVCAIRGSYYSNSDLCPVDCWDLLPSVNNTMVSVNSSSFSDPSVSNLVLRNLVSGEGFACGGVMEGGIVCWGPKSTNLRLPAVSDSFVNLASARDALCGISGDSGNVQCWGQTDSFSNPPIGTRFVALTAGARHFCGIRERDHAIECWGNFEASSVPKGSGFLAIASSDYTTCGVREDELILDCWGVQGPSSQDYNPPLQLCSPGLCTASSCGEGSFAFNASSLNVPEVTSLCIKKELKICSPCRSNCSEGFFPSSFCNENADRVCTDCSLCQNSSCWDICGLPASSGMQLEHPQMKTLMIVIGSSVSGLALVFIGWFLLHHVINFKKEQQWKTQFMFCIGKVVEEPDPNNEPVLAPLSTASSIGITQVFRLSELKDATNGFKEFNELGRGSYGFVYKAVLSDGLQVAVKRANAATIIHTNSRDFEAELEILCKIRHPNIVNLLGYCAEMGERLFVYEFMPHGTLHDHLHGGLSPLNWSLRLKISMQAAKGLEYLHKDALPPIVHRDFKTSNILLDSEWTARIADFGLLSSGDRNLYADLRSDVYSFGIVLLEILSGRKAFDKDYSPPDIVEWAVPLIRKGKAAAVIDGNVALPRNVEPLLKLADIAELAVTEDPSKRPTMSDITLWLEQLVRVGLTF; from the coding sequence ATGTTTCCCCAAAAGGGATTCTGCGGTTCTTCCTTCTCATTTCTGCTACTACTGTTAATGGCTACTGGAGCTGTTGGGTTTGGTTCAATGGGTTCAATCTCCGCCGCGTTCGGAGAAGAACGGTTTTTCTGTGCTATTGATGCGAGCGGGAAACAAGATGTGGTATGCTGGGAGAGGAACAGCTCCTTAACCTCCGACGCCGATTATTTCAGTGCACTACCTCCCATGGCTGCGCTCACAGGGGGAGAGGGTTTCATGTGTGGCCTTGAAGCCAATACCTCTCAACCCTACTGTTGGAACTCCGTCAGTTCAGATACGGATCTCGTCCCTATGAAACTCCAAAACACCTCTTACTCCCACATTGCTGCAGGAACAAATCATGTTTGTGCCATTAGAGGATCTTATTATTCCAATTCCGATTTGTGTCCCGTCGATTGTTGGGATTTGCTTCCAAGTGTTAATAACACAATGGTTTCTGTTAACAGTTCCTCGTTTTCTGATCCATCCGTTAGTAATCTCGTTTTGAGGAATCTTGTTTCAGGGGAAGGCTTTGCTTGCGGTGGAGTAATGGAAGGGGGAATTGTTTGTTGGGGACCCAAATCCACGAATTTGAGGTTGCCTGCCGTATCGGACAGTTTCGTAAATCTTGCTTCGGCGAGGGATGCCCTGTGTGGGATTTCTGGAGACTCTGGTAATGTCCAATGCTGGGGCCAAACCGATTCGTTCAGTAATCCTCCCATTGGAACTCGATTCGTAGCTTTAACTGCAGGAGCTCGCCATTTCTGTGGGATTCGAGAGAGAGATCATGCGATTGAGTGTTGGGGGAACTTCGAAGCTTCATCGGTTCCCAAGGGTTCTGGGTTTCTGGCTATTGCCTCTTCTGATTATACCACTTGTGGTGTTAGGGAAGATGAGCTTATACTTGATTGCTGGGGGGTTCAGGGGCCTTCCTCGCAGGATTACAACCCTCCCTTGCAGCTGTGTAGTCCAGGTCTCTGTACTGCAAGCTCCTGTGGTGAAGGGAGCTTTGCTTTCAATGCCAGCAGCCTCAACGTGCCTGAAGTTACAAGCTTGTGCATCAAGAAAGAGCTGAAGATCTGTTCTCCTTGTCGATCAAACTGTTCAGAAGGCTTCTTCCCCTCTAGTTTTTGCAATGAGAATGCCGATCGAGTGTGCACCGATTGCTCTCTTTGCCAGAATAGCTCATGTTGGGATATTTGTGGGCTCCCTGCATCTTCAGGGATGCAGCTGGAGCACCCCCAGATGAAGACATTGATGATCGTCATAGGGTCTTCTGTTTCAGGCCTTGCCTTGGTCTTCATTGGGTGGTTTCTACTCCACCATGTAATTAACTTCAAGAAGGAACAGCAATGGAAGACTCAATTTATGTTCTGCATTGGCAAGGTTGTGGAGGAACCTGATCCCAACAATGAACCAGTACTGGCTCCCCTGAGCACAGCCTCATCCATTGGCATAACCCAAGTGTTCCGCCTCTCGGAACTGAAGGATGCTACTAATGGGTTCAAGGAGTTCAATGAGCTTGGCAGGGGAAGCTATGGATTTGTTTACAAAGCTGTTCTATCAGATGGGTTGCAGGTTGCAGTCAAGAGGGCCAATGCTGCGACAATAATCCATACCAACAGCCGGGACTTTGAAGCAGAGTTAGAGATCCTCTGCAAGATCCGGCATCCCAATATTGTGAATTTATTGGGTTACTGTGCTGAGATGGGGGAGAGGCTGTTTGTGTACGAGTTCATGCCCCATGGCACTCTTCATGACCACCTCCATGGCGGGCTCTCACCTCTGAACTGGAGCCTGAGGTTGAAGATCTCAATGCAGGCTGCAAAGGGGCTTGAGTACCTTCACAAGGATGCTCTGCCTCCTATTGTCCACCGTGATTTTAAGACCTCCAACATTCTCCTAGACTCAGAGTGGACAGCAAGAATTGCAGACTTTGGGCTTCTGAGCTCTGGTGATCGGAACCTGTATGCTGATTTAAGAAGTGATGTCTACAGCTTTGGGATAGTACTATTGGAGATTCTTAGTGGAAGGAAGGCTTTTGACAAGGATTACAGCCCTCCCGACATTGTCGAATGGGCAGTGCCCTTAATTAGAAAGGGTAAGGCAGCTGCTGTCATTGATGGGAATGTTGCTCTTCCAAGGAATGTGGAACCCTTGCTTAAGCTTGCAGATATTGCAGAGCTTGCAGTGACAGAAGATCCTTCTAAGCGTCCTACTATGTCTGATATCACATTGTGGTTGGAGCAACTTGTAAGGGTTGGATTGACCTTTTAG
- the LOC122057993 gene encoding protein LOW PHOTOSYNTHETIC EFFICIENCY 1, chloroplastic-like, whose protein sequence is MVDQGEKPTIVSYGALLSALEKGKLYDEALQVWEHMLKVGVVPNLYAFTIMASIYAGQGRSEMVDSIIRDMVSSGIEPTVVTFNVIISGCARNSMGSIAFEWFHRMKVLNFSPNEITYEMLIEALAKDAKPKLAYELYLRANISLLTLPTVEARIRHYKWEVKYEYKSQDCYKKLVIAINGKTPGPSIIAQQGDTVVVELKNSLLTENVAIHWHGIPQIGTPWSDGTEGVTQGSY, encoded by the exons ATGGTAGATCAAGGTGAAAAACCTACAATTGTTTCATATGGAGCATTGCTTAGTGCCCTTGAGAAAGGGAAACTCTATGATGAGGCCCTCCAAGTATGGGAACATATGCTTAAAGTGGGTGTTGTGCCAAACTTGTATGCGTTTACAATTATGGCATCAATTTACGCTGGACAAGGAAGGTCTGAGATGGTAGATTCCATCATCCGAGATATGGTTTCATCTGGTATTGAACCAACTGTTGTTACTTTTAATGTGATTATCAGTGGGTGTGCACGGAACAGCATGGGAAGTATTGCATTTGAATGGTTCCACCGGATGAAAGTTTTGAATTTCTCACCAAATGAGATAACATATGAAATGCTGATTGAGGCTCTCGCGAAAGATGCTAAGCCAAAACTTGCATATGAGCTGTATTTGAGGGCTAACA TCTCTCTGTTGACACTTCCAACAGTTGAAGCTAGAATCCGCCATTATAAATGGGAGGTTAAGTATGAATACAAGTCCCAGGATTGCTACAAGAAGCTGGTGATCGCAATTAATGGAAAAACTCCTGGGCCATCCATCATTGCACAACAAGGTGATACTGTCGTTGTGGAGCTTAAGAATAGTTTGCTTACAGAGAACGTCGCAATCCACTGGCATGGAATTCCACAG ATTGGAACTCCATGGAGTGATGGAACAGAAGGAGTCACTCAAGGAAGCTACTGA